taataaaataacgataactacgaaaataataataataacataattagcgatagtaacaataataaagataataataatattaataataataataattatggtaataatgattataaggaagataataataacattaataactattgtaacgataatttcgataaaaataataatgataataacaaaaataacgataaaaacgttaatgtggataataataagaaagataacattgataatagtaataagaataatatcgataatatcgatagtaacgataacattactacagtattaaagataatgacgataatatcgatactaataataacaataatatagataataacgataataatgataataacgataataacatgataaaaataacattaataattatcttgaagataataacgtcaaaaacgtgttaacgatgataataaaaacattacgaaaacataacgaaaaaaataataacaattacaataattagaaaactaataataacaaaaataacgataataacgataataacgataaaaacaatattaatatatgcaagaataacgattataacgatgataacgataataataaaactaatagtaataacgataataataataataataataacaataataacgataaaaaagataatgatgattataataataacgataacaacgataataataataacagtaataacgataataacgataataacgttatcaatgatagtaataataataactttattaacggaaataacgataataacgataatagtaataataagagaaaccataataacgataataaagataatagtatcattaataataataacaatgacattaataataataatgacgttaattacgatagcAACGATAACACCAAcaacattaatgacgatattaacggcaataacgataataataataataataataaaataatgacgataataactattatagagaaaaacaattacaacaatagcgataataccgaaaataacgataataatgataataacaataacaataataaagattataacggtaataacgattatactaaaaacggtaataacgatactaaatataataataataataataataataataataataataacgttaatatcgataatatcgataataataataataattatataatactcacgattataacgattatgacgataataactttaaaaataataacaaaaataaggattataatgaaaataacaataataataattagaataaaataataaaaataatagggataataaaagtaataatgataacaataataaaagtaataacagtaataatgataacaataataaagataataacgataataacgataataattatagtattaataaaaataatgacgactataacatttataataataacaataataacgatgataacaaattttaacggaaataacgataataatgttaatataaataataacgataataataataataataataataataagaataaaaataataacattaatttcgaaaataacaataatgatggtaattatgttaaaaacattaataacgatattaattataacaatgactacaatgataatgataataacgataataacgataataacaaaaagaacgataacaataaaaatgataataacgataataacgattataatcataataacgatattaacggtaataacgataataataataataataatagtaacattaataaacgtaatgacaataaaaacgtaaataacattaacaataataacgacaattacaataaaaacaataataaaaataagaaaaatataaatattaacgataataacgaaaatatcgaatatagcgatattgatattaataatagcaacaataataacgataataacgctaataataagaacaataataacgataataacagaatatctgtaataataataataacaataataattataaaagcgataataaccatagtaaaaatagtaataataaccataataacgataaaatcgataataacgatgaaaataaaaacaataataataataataacgataataacgataataactacattaacgaaaataacgataacaataataatgatgatatcggAGTTCCATTATGGAGTAGATTCGGAAGGGACGTATCGCCGAGCGCTCCGCATTTCGTGCGACTTTACGTAATTTTTTCCATTCCATCGGCTCTAAGTTTCATACCTTGATGGTGAATTGCTAAACGGTGAGCATGTGGAGATAATAATCGGGTCAAGAGATCGAACATCCTTCGAGTTTTTTGTGAAAGTGTGTCCTGTTTCATTATCGAGGCATTGTTCGCCATTACGTGGGATTTGCGGGACCTATATTCTATGGTTGGACGGCAGGCCCGTTCTCGCATCGAGGTCTTACCCAGCGCCATCTACTCCAGGGAACGATGGCAGCGCCGTCTGCAGCGCAGGTGTCATctacaattataattagtGTTTGGCCGCCGTTTAGGGTTGGCTGATAGAGCGGACCAAGATCCACGAGGTATGGGATGCCATCTCTGATGTTGCCCAGTGCTGCCATCTGGGCCGTGATAGTTCTGCTAACTATACTCAATGGCTGGACGGAAGACTCGACGTTTTATCGAGGACTCATGTTATGCTGCGCCATCTACTCTGGACAATAAATGCCGCCGCCAACGCAAACGGCGTCTACTTACACATCTAGGAAATGCGAGATATCTTTCTTCATCGCATAGGAGGCGCTTCTGTCAgcataaaaacaaaagcacGCAACAGTCAACGGGTGGTTTTATATATCCAATGCTTTATTTGGAGGAACACGGACGCGTTCGTGGGTATATGGTTGGACCTTGTCAAAGTTCTTCTAATATgctttaataacaaaaactaaTTACAAcagcattattattgctattattatttttcaccaAGGGGAGAAGTAGAGCTCCGCATTATGTGCGGTTTTTCGTAGTTTCGTAGTTTATTCCAGTCTATCGGCggaaatttttaaaacttGCATGTAAATTTGTAAGCTGGGAGCAAGGGGAGAAAATTATCGTGTCTACAAATCGATCATCTAGTGGTGTTGTTAGTGAAAGTGTGCTCGGTTGTATTGGCGAGGCGTCGGACGCCATTACGTGTTAGTTGCGTGAATTATATCCTATGGTTGAACGGCAGACTCGATCGCTCATCGAGGTCTTCTCAAGCGCCATCTGCTCTAGGTTACGATGACAGCGCTGACGTCAGCGCGGAAGGCATCTACTACTATGAATAACAAAGGACCGTTCTCTGGTGGTTGTTGGTGGTTCTTGGAGTCGACCAAGATCCACGTGGTACTGGATGCCATCTCGGAAGTGTGCCAGTGCTGCCAACTAGGACATGTTATTTCCGCGAACTATACTCCATGGCTGGAAGGCAGATTCGACGGTCCACCGAGGACTCATGAAGCGCCACCTAATATTGACTACGACGGTAGTGCCGCAACCAACGCAAGCGGCATAAATTTCATGATagagaaatacgaaatacTAATCTCCAGCGCATAGGAGGCGCTTCGATCAggcgaaaatataaaataaaatcactcACAGTCAACTGTTGGTTGTATATTACCAATGCTTCAATTCGTAGGAACGCGGAGGCGTTCATTATGATATACATGGAACTCgtcaaatttcaaatttcaatttatttacatataatatacattcattaaaaagaataatacaatagcattattattattataaaccatGGGAAGAAGTGGAGCATTCCTCTTCTCCCGACGAGTAGCACTGTCGGGATCCGAGATAGGAGGAGTACGTCCtcccaaaaaaaaacaaatgctCATCTGGCCCGTATGACAGCACCCTGTAAGAGCCCCAAGCCAGGGTTACGACAGGGCCATGAGGACTAGCGGGTACGTTGACGCAGCTGGAAAGGGATGTGCGGAACGGAACGTAAGGCGCGGTTCTCGTGGAAAACACCCGACATCAACGCGTCGCACCCACGGGAGTGTCAGGATGCCGATGAAGGAAGCAAGTGAACGGCAAGGGCGGATGCTTCATTCCCGACCTTATAGCCAAAAGCTCTCGCAACAATGGGGGTAGTTGCGAGGGTGATCACCACCCCACTTCCGGAGGCACCGCGTTCGGAGACGGTCGGGCATtctggaggaaaaaaaacaactacatggaaaataaaagtatcaacaagataaatttaaagcacctaaataatatacaagaaAACAACTAAGAATCACCTGTAAAAAAACATCGCTGCTCAAGGCGACATAAACGTAGGCTCACAGCGTACGAAAGGGACACCACAAGatggagagacagagaaactcGCGTAAGCGAAATTCCTCCCTGCAAAAATGAAGTTGGCTATTGCAAGACGACCAAATGTGAACAATATGATAAAGCAAGGACTCCCAGAACTGGAGGAGATAATAGATAGTCATGAGTTCATCTATTAATCTCGAAATGAGGTAAATAAGGGAGCGAGGAAACTCGACCGAGTTTCTCAGAGCCCTTGGGGAAATTCTGCAACTGAGTCCGGCGCAAGTAAGAGAGTAGCCACAAGCCCGCCGCAGTTGCCTGATGAAAGACTCAAAAAACCAAGGCAAGAGGCGACGTCGACCGATGACATCATGTGGTCGGAGGTCGCCAATAAGAGGAGAAACAAGGAGAAATCAGCTAAGAAGCCAACGAAACACCCacaggaggaagaaaaggagccGAGCAAATCGGAAGACAGGccgagaaaaagaacgaggcCGGGCGCGATCCTCCTGAAACCTGCGAATGGAAAATCATACGTAGACGTAGTCGGAGATATTCACCAGTGCTTTAAGACGACCGCCGCACGGGTAGATGCTAGATCGGTCCGGCAGACTAGAACCGGCGGAGTTCTCCTCGAACTCAAAAGGACCATTGCGGATATCAGGGCCTCATTAGCTGAAACCCTGAGGAAAGTAGTAGGAGAAACGAGCAGCATCACGGAACTAGTTCCTAGAGCTACGCTCGAgatacgggactgcgattgTTGCACATTTGTGGTGGAAGTCAAGGAGGCCCTAAAGAGGACCCTGCCAGACTACGCGGGAAAATTAGAGGTGAAATCGACGaaccccaacgcgagacaacaaCACCTAGCCCTCGTCAGACTAAAAGAGGAAGCAGCTGGGAAGCTTTTAAAGGCCGGCAGAGTGCTGGTCGGTTTCGTCAGCTGCAGGGTTAGGCGAAGAACGGAAGTGAGTCGATGCTACCGCTGTCTGGACTACGGTCACTATAGCGCCTCGAGAAAGTGCCCTGATAGCAGCAAGTATTGTCATTTCTGCGATAGCACAGGTCACAAGATCAAAGACTGCAAAGTCAGCGAGCCTACGTGTTTCTTGTGCTCCAATAGCGAGGATGATCCTAAGAAGCACCTTGCGGGATCAAAGGCCTGTAAAGCTTTCCAGGAGGCGCATGCAACAGCCAACAAGAGGAAGACAAGGTGAGAGTACTTCAGAGTAATTTCAATAGGAGCAGGACGGCGCACCAATTCCTAACCCAGCTCTGTTCTGAGAAAAAAgctgatataattttaatcagcGAACAGTACCGGGACAGAGCAGGAATAGGATGGTACGCAGACGAATTGGGCACCGCGGGCATCTGGATCCCAGATCCCCGACAAATTCATGTGTCGGATCAAGGATCCGGACGCGGTTACGTTTGGGTGAGACATAAATCGGCGACATATGTGAGCGTATACCTCACCCCGAACGACCGGATAGACGACTTCCAGACCAAATTAgacgatctggaagacgcaCTGAGGGAAAGGCAAGGGGATCTCATCGTGGCAGGTGACCTCAACGCCAAAGCACTCGAATGGGAGAGACGAGGTCGGACTACAGAAGGGGACGAATCATGGAGTAGGTGTCGCCACTACAGCTATCAGTACTCAACACAGGCTTGACATCAACCTTCGATTGGCCTGGCTACAGAGAAACAATTCCGGACGTCTCTCTAGCCAATGAACAACTGGTGGCAAGAGTCGCAGGCTGGCAGGTAAATGAGGATTATACCGGGAGCGACCATCAGTACATCCTCTTCGATATACACGATAGGAGGCCAGCCGTGACAACTCCAGTAAGACCCCTTGGTGGATCATTGCAAAAATGGATCGAGAGAGGCTGCCTTCGGTCTTAAATGAAGGATGGAGATTCCTTCAAATTAATTTCGCGAGTCTATCGACACATGCGCAATCCAGGAGGATTACTGCATCAACTATGCAGCTCATCCAAATTGCATGCACGATAGCTGGccaaagacgaaaaaaagtgGCAAAGGCGTCCTGCATACTGGTGGACAAACGAGATCGCAGATCTACGTAAGAAGTGCTTAAGTCTCCGCCGTGTAGCTCAACGAGCGAAGAGACGCGACCTCGACGCTGCTCCCTTGGCTGCAGAGTATCAGGCAGCCAAAAAAAGCTCTCAAGAGGGCCATCAAGGCAAGGAAACGTCGGTGCTGGAAGGAGCTGTTCTTGGAAATCGATCAAAATTCGTGAGGATTATGGTTTCAGATCGTCACAAGTAAGCTGGGGACACGAATGCAAGGTATCCCTCAGGACGCTAGAATGTTGGAATTCATCCTGCATACTCTATTCCCCTCACAgccgaagagagagattagcaCGGCAGCTCCTGGCATGAGGCGCCACAATTTACAGTAGTGGAGTTATTCAGGGCCGCATCATCTATGCGGAAGATGAAAGCTCCAGAACCTGACGGACTTCCaggagaattaattaaaactgtCGCGGAGGGTCACTCTGAGCTCTTGCTATACATGTATAACATGTGCCTCCGGGAGGGCATCTTCCCCGCCCAGTGGAAGAAAGCGAGTCTTGTGCTCATCAGCAAGGGTAAGGGTCCAGCAGATACAGCTTCGTCTTACAGAATCTTCTGTATGCTCGATACAGCTAGCAAGCTCCTGGAGAAGCTGCTTAGGCCACAGCTGCACGCATCCGTGAGGGCAGCGTGGGATCTTGTTGCCCTCCAATATGGATTTCGATCAggcctctccaccatccacgAAGTTCAGGAGATTGTCACGGCCGCTAACATGACGGAACGCGGGAATCACCATTCCCGccctttgtgtctgctggccaccATAGACGTGTGAAACgccttcaactccgtcagatgggacttggcaatggaagcgctcgaacgtaatttcagagtCCCGGGGTATCTTCTCCGAATACTCGAGGATTATCTAAACGATCGCTTCTTAGAATACAATACTGACGATGGTCCAAGAAGCTTGGAATTGACATCGGGTGCCGCTCAGGTCTCCATACTAGGAccggatatctggaatattttctacgacggtATCCTACATATGGCAGTTCCTGAAGGTGCTTTCTGATTGGGTACAGAGATCACATTGTAGTTGTCATAACAGCAAGAGACGCGGAGCGAGCACAGCTGGTGCTCAACCAGGTAatgcgcagagtcatctcCTGAATGGAAGAACACGGGCTAACCTTAGCAGCCCAGAAAACAGAGATCGTGCCACTAACGAAGAAGCacatcaacaccttgcgcagtTTCGTCTTAGGAGACGCGACGGTCCAGACGAAGCAGTCCGTCAGGTACCAAGGAGTAACCCTCGATTGCAAACTCACTTACGGAGAGCATATATTAAGGATAGCTGACAAGGCGGCAAAAGTAGTTGTCACGCTGGGCACACTCATGGCCAATGTCAACGGCCCCAGGCCGTGCATTAGGCGACTATTCATGCGTGTCGCCGAAGCAGTGATGCTGTAGGCGCAGAAGTATGGGCCGAGGCGCTGCGAAAGGAGAAttatcgcaagcgcatagccgCGGTACAGATGAGGGGCGCTCTCCGAATCGCGTCGTCCTACCGCACGGTCTCTGAACTCGCGGCGCTATTGGTCGCGGGGGTAATACCGATAGATCTACTAGcccaggagagacaattcgtccaccaGCAGAGGTCCGTTTTGGGTAAGGAGGAGGCACCAAGGCTCGCCTGGTATACCAGCATCGAGACCTGACAAAACAGATGTGTCCAGGTTACCAGGGGCAGATGGACTGCCCGACTCATCGGTCGACATGACAACTGGATAAACCGGGAGGCGGGAAAGGTTGATttctacctcacccaattCCTGACTGGGAATGGCTTATTGTGTTCCTACCTCGCAAAGATGAGGAAAGCAGCAGATGGCAACTGCTCCTATGGCGACTC
This is a stretch of genomic DNA from Vespa crabro chromosome 3, iyVesCrab1.2, whole genome shotgun sequence. It encodes these proteins:
- the LOC124422573 gene encoding uncharacterized protein LOC124422573 encodes the protein MKLAIARRPNGARKLDRVSQSPWGNSATESGASKRVATSPPQLPDERLKKPRQEATSTDDIMWSEVANKRRNKEKSAKKPTKHPQEEEKEPSKSEDRPRKRTRPGAILLKPANGKSYVDVVGDIHQCFKTTAARVDARSVRQTRTGGVLLELKRTIADIRASLAETLRKVVGETSSITELVPRATLEIRDCDCCTFVVEVKEALKRTLPDYAGKLEVKSTNPNARQQHLALVRLKEEAAGKLLKAGRVLVGFVSCRVRRRTEVSRCYRCLDYGHYSASRKCPDSSKYCHFCDSTGHKIKDCKVSEPTCFLCSNSEDDPKKHLAGSKACKAFQEAHATANKRKTSEQYRDRAGIGWYADELGTAGIWIPDPRQIHVSDQGSGRGYVWVRHKSATYVSVYLTPNDRIDDFQTKLDDLEDALRERQGDLIVAGDLNAKALEWERRGLTSTFDWPGYRETIPDVSLANEQLVARVAGWQVNEDYTGSDHQYILFDIHDRRPAVTTPLAKDEKKWQRRPAYWWTNEIADLRKKCLSLRRVAQRAKRRDLDAAPLAAEYQAAKKSSQEGHQGKETSVLEGAVLGNRSKFVRIMVSDRHNRRERLARQLLA